The Anas acuta chromosome 2, bAnaAcu1.1, whole genome shotgun sequence genomic interval GACACAAACAGGTGAACTGGCCATGCCAGGGAAATCAGCAGCCACCCGCAGGAGAGGTGCCCTGCCCCTGAGCACTCCGAGCTTTCCCTATGGAGCATTACCTCAACCCCATACTACCCTGAAGAATCCAGTTTAAAGAGAGGAGGGAGCCACCACGAAAACTGGAAATTCAAAGGCAACGAAAATGCACTTTATAAACCGGAAAGGTTTACTCTTTGCCTCACACATCCTAATTAGATCAGGAAAGTGACACTACAAAGGCTTTACATTCCGGTCcgaagagagagaaaaaaaaaaaaaaaaaaaaaaaaaaggaaaagggaaaaaaaaaaaagagaaaagacagaggaaaagaaaggagccCCCATCTCCAAAACTCCCCCAAAGAcacaaaaagcattaaaaaaggaagttatAAAGCAGCATATAGAGCATTTATCTTATCTAGGATCACTGCACATTACCCCAAAGTTATGCACTTTCTGCACTATCATCTCCCCCTACCTCTCTCTCCTGAAAGGGATTTTCACGTTTTCTCATTGTCGGTGGCGAGTTATAAGAGGCTTTTGCCTTCCCAAAGAAttcatcaacaaaaaaaaaataataaatattaactcCTTGctccctgaaaccttaaaacgGTCTCGGGAAGGCAGGGGTTTTATTCTGTTCCCTTgaggaagaaaagggggagcagccccgatttttaggtattttttggcatttttttctgatttttattttgttatatgcCTCAGTTCTCCCTCCATTTTGGTTGTTTATGATACTGACAACAAGCTGtccctgctctctctctctctctctccggATCTCTCCTGCTTTCAGTTAGCAAACCCCCCTCCCCAATGCAACGCGGCTCAGCACTTACTTGGGTTCACACTTTTCTCTAAACACACACcgatggggaaggggaaggcttCTGGGCCACTCGGAGGGGGAGAGCAGGCAAATTCGTTTCTTTATtacgaaaaaaaaaacttttgtccAAAAAACGACGGGGAAGGGGGGGCGAGCGCCCCAAAGTCCCTCCGGATCCCCCCCAAAGCCGCGGCCGCCGGGTCCGGGGGACACCCTCCGGGTAGCCGGGTCCGCGGGGGAAATTTCTGTGCGAAATTCGGCCGGTTTGGGGCGGGGGGcgaatttatattaattttttccctcatttttcgGCCCCGCGGGCTCTTAATGTCTTCCGCTCCCTCTTCGCCGCTGTCACTGCCTTCGCGGCACAGGCTCCGCTCAGCCcgggagggggaaaggggggcGGCCGCCGGGCTCCtgcccccgggcccccccccccctgccccctgcccccttgCCCCcgggcccccggccccgggggtcGGCGCCGGGCACCCCGCGCCCTCCTCGCCCGtcccccgggcagccccgccgcctcGCCCCGCTCCCTCGCCGAGCAACAGAGCGccgcggggagggagggaggggagggaggggaggagtgGAGGAAAAAAGTCCGGAGAAGAAGGTTTTTCGCTGAAAATCATCCCTTTTTCTCCCGGCCCGGGGAGGAGGctaggggaaggagggagggagggagagagagagagagagcgagcggagggagggagggagggaaggagggagagagaggggggcAGCGCTCGCCGCCCCTGCCCCTGCGCCCCGCTCCGCCGGGGGGGTCCGGCGAGGGccgccgggggctgcgggggccggggggcgcggggtggaaggcaggggctgggcagcaccaaCTCCTCGCCGCCGCTcgccgctcctctccgctctccccccccctcccgctcctcctcctcccccttcatAATTTAAATAACCCTGATATTTCCCTGCTAAACCCCGGCGCCTGCCCCCCAAACCCGCAGCAGACTCACCGCGGGAGCCTCAGCATCCCCTCTGCGCCCCGTTTCCACCCTTTACAGTGTTCTCcgatttttctgaaattttttccccatatttcgGGCTGGACGCGGCGGGCCTGGAAATTGTTTGCTTTCCCGTCCTTCCAGCAGCCATTGTAGTGTATGCGCTGCGGTGCAGCCCAGCCTGCCGCACACGCCGCGCCCACACCGCCCGCCGCCCACACGCACCGCGGGTTGGACGCCTCCCCCCGTCACTCAGCGCCGcggccgcgccccgccgccggcgcCTGCGgcccgcgccgcccgccccgtTGGTGGAAGGAGGCGCCGCTCACGGCCGGGGCgggcccgccgccgccgccattgGCCGCCCGGCCCTGCCGCTCAGCGCCGCCGGGGCgtgggcggcggcggcgctggggccggggggagccgcgaGGCCGGGAGCGGGGTAGGCTGCGCCCGTACTTAAGCGGGCTGCCCGGAGCCGCTGACGTCTTTCGAATTGGAGAcggggctgccccgctcccGCCGCGGGGCTCCCGCCGAGCGAGGTGAGCGCCGAGCCGcgtccctctcctcctgcctccgtccccttccctcctcctcctcctcctcctcctgctccgtGTCCCCGCCGCGGCAGGTGAGGCTGAGGGGAGCCCGCGCGCACGGCCGTTACCCGCGCGGGGCGGCCGTtggtgtgctgggggggggggggggggggggggctcctcctcctcagcgCCTCAGgcgccccccgcagccccctcgcTGATGGGGGCGGTGAGGGGCGACCCGGCTTAAACAccgcgccccctccccgtgAGGCGCCGGGGGGGTCCCGCGGGCCGCTCCGTGGGGTTTGGGGTTGATAAAGTGGTGGTTGAAAGCCGCGGTGTGGTCGGCGACCCCGTGTGTGgagatattattattaaaaagtacCGGCTGAACGCGCACAAGAAGTCACCTTTCGGCGGGGGGAGCccaaaggagagggaaaagtgGAACTGAAGTGAAAAAAGCCCCACGGGGAAGGGAGTGCGAGCAGCAAGCGTGTGTCTGCGCCGCGCGGTTTCTGACTCCTAAAGTTATAACTGCTAAAAGCATAACTTCTAAAGTTATAACTGCTAAAAGCATAACTACGAGCTCTGaaactgcagcaggagagcGCCCGGGTTTGGAGCCGTGAGCCCAAAGCACGGCTGTGGGGAAGAGCTGTGGGGTCAGGACAGTGACCGCCTGCCCTTCCCTCGGGTCAGGCTGCGAGCGCTGAggtgctggggacagaggggcTGTCAGAGCTTGTGGCAgcgctgtgctgtgctctgcctggcAGGGTTTGCTCGTGGCTTGGTGGCAGCCTGAGCTGCCTGCTCTGAGTCTCTCTGTAAGGTCCGGGGGTGTCGGAGGGCTCCGGCAGTGCGATCCCACTGAAAATGTTCGCCGCCGTCTGTATGGTGAGCAGCGGTGGTGGTGTGTCCTGTGGTGGTTGTTCTTTCAAGAGGGGAAATCTGAAGTCAGTCTGACCCCGTACACCGTAAGGCACGCCTGCTTTTGTAGTACTTGCACTTCTGTTACCAGTGTAATACACAAGTTACAACTTAGATACACGCAAATATCTAAAAACTTTGTCCGTAGTACTGATGTGGGTGAAGTATCACGGTGTGCTTCTCTTCTCCTGTGCCTCCTCCCTCTCAAAAACTGGGGTTTTGTAATTGTTCTGCATGCACGTGTTTCCATTTTAGTTAGGAGTTCCTGATCAGAATCCTCCTGCAcccacaaaaaaagcaaacaagcctAGTCTGTAAACTTAGCTTGCCCAGTGGATAGTTCTCTAAGGAAAGCAGAAGGTTTTCctgatgctgttttttaaaaggcCCATTTGCAGAGAGTTGTCATGTGTCATGTAGGAAATAATGCAAGTGTCTGGTCAGTATAGCTTCACAAGAGGTGACATGTAAGGCTTATTTACTTGAAATAGCTTACTTTTAGCCAGGAATgaatcttcatttaaaatacccTGTGCGCTACTAAGAGCAGTATTTGACTTGTTGGTAACTGGTATCAAGCAAAACTGGCTGTTTTATTGCAGACCTGCAGTTATCATTTTCCAATGGGGACAGAACAAAGTTTAAGTTCAGACTTAGCAGCAGTGTCTTTAGGCAAAATAAACCAAGGTCAAGTGAGGATGCTGTTCCAAAGTCTCTTTAATAAACCTTATGTTAGTTTTCTGCAAAGATTTCTTATTCAGTCCTGCACTTCTGCTTCCACTGTCTCAAATACATCATCTGGTCAAGGTTAATTCATGTTTTTGGTtagaacttttctttttttgaagaaaaacccACATGACCACATCAGTGCCAGAGGTGATGTATGGGAAGCAGTAAAAAAGGGGGTGTGGGTCTGTTACTCTTCTCAGTGTCCTCATCTTGGACCTGTGTTGATTATTGGCACTGAAAGATCTCAAGCTTATGGTTCTTAAAGCCAGGGTCAAACTAGGTGAAGAATGTGATAGAAGCTGTCACACACAGCGTAAGGGGGTCTGGTCTCCTTGTGgtgaaacatttctgttttgttaaatgTCTGATACAGCAACACAGCGGAAAGCTGGGCGCTTCTGTAGACCTGGGTACAGGTGATGTGATCCAACTAAGGAAGAGGCACAAATCTGAGAAGGTTTTAGTGCTTTGTTTCTGAGGCCTGTTAACTGAAGTATCTTAAGTGCATTGGTTGTGAACTGTTTCTATGTAGCTGATGTGGTTGCTTCCTCAACAATTCCTCACCAGCTGAGAAGCTGGTGTAAGTCACCTCAGCGGCTCCGTTTTCTGTAGGAACTTACCCAGGAGTAAGGTAACCTGATGATAAACTAAACTTGCCTGAGCTGTCTTGCTGATAGTGCTTTTAaaactttggagaaaaaaaaaaaaaaagccctgctctGTGTGCATTGAAGCCCTTTATTAGATGCTGAAGTTCAAACTTAGCACTCGGTTACTATTAAAAGCAGATGCTTaacctgtttcttttctgtttctagcCAGGGTCCGAGTGCCTATAATGCCCAGGCACGCACAACAACTTAGAGACCATGACAGAAATCCTTGCATAGCGGTAAGACGATCAATTTGGGATTTCTGTTTCTATGCTTCTAggttaaaatgcaaaattaattcctCTAGAAATTGTGTTATGGATAGCACTCCTGCATTGTCATTTTGCACTACAGGTTCCTTAGACTCTAAAGatgggaaaatatgaaaatcatGTATTAGAGTATATGTAAAATAGCAACCTGTAATTCCATATAAATGGGAGTAATACAACTGATAgtaactgctttgtttttctgtccttaAAATCAGAGCCTGAAGCCCTGTTTGGACAAGCCcaatgttatgttttgttttctaaatagtCCTTTGTGGGTTATACCACAAATCTTTGTAAACAATTATTTTGTGGACTCTATCCTTTCTATGTGAAGAGTATAATGTTTGTTACAATTTCCAAATGAAGTCATTGCTTGGGGATTACTGATTATCTGCCGGGGTAGATACTCCTTTGCTCTCTTCGATACCATGCTTATCTGAGGAACTGCCTTCTATCTTCATAGATATTCTGGGACTTGTTAGAACATTTAGACACTGATACAGTGACTTCACCCAGctctgaagtttgtttttcctattaaaGGAAACAGATGCCTCTAGAAAATGTATGGATGACAACAACTATAAAAAGGATATGTgtacagattattttttgaagtacaagaactgcagaaaattCTGGGTAAGCAGGTTTTTGTAAGCTTCACAGATTTTGTAAATTTTATTCCACACCTTGCTTGAAGTGCATTACTTGTGTTACAGTGCTTTCTGAACTCTTTGGACTTCACtagtgctggctgctgctgctgttcttagGGTGACTTACAGACGTTGGTAGAATTCCTAGGTAGTCTCAGTATGTGTTGCTGGAAGACATAAGGAGATGCACATCAAAATACTCcactttgttttccaaagttTACCCTCTTAAATTGTGAGTCAGTGTTCTTGTGGTATGTTTCTCTCTAAATTAGTCAGATATTTCTGGCAATAAGTTCTGTTTTGCAATGTGTCCAAGGCTTGTGTTCTGAGACATAA includes:
- the CHCHD7 gene encoding coiled-coil-helix-coiled-coil-helix domain-containing protein 7 codes for the protein MPRHAQQLRDHDRNPCIAETDASRKCMDDNNYKKDMCTDYFLKYKNCRKFWHDIMMQRKRNGVKPEMPSAEERRKILESMEKPY